Genomic window (Arctopsyche grandis isolate Sample6627 chromosome 5, ASM5162203v2, whole genome shotgun sequence):
ATGCGGAACGGGTAGGACGGGTAGGTCATCAACTTTTACTTGGCTGGGTTCACGTGGAGAACGAAACCAACAATCGCGACCCTTTTCAAgctataattgaaattaaaaacgtgAAAAAGGCCAAATCGAAAGCGACagacaatggtcgaaaatagtGCCGTTACGGCCTGCTCGCACCGGCATTATTGGCATTTGGCGGGTGTCGGCGTCCGCTGTCGTCGGCCGTGTTTGAGGTTATCTCGCCAATTCGTCGCGGAAATCAGCCAAGATGTCGTACAAAGGGCCGGCGAAGGTGCAGAAGGTGATGGTGCAGCCCATCAACCTGATCTTCCGCTACCTGCAGAACAGGTCGCGCGTGCAGGTGTGGCTGTACGAGAACGTGCAGCTGCGCATCGAAGGCCACATCGTCGGCTTCGACGAGTACATGAACCTGGTGCTGGACGAGGCCGAGGAGTTCAACACCAAGAGCGGCGCCCGCAAACACCTCGGCCGCATCATGATGAAGGGAGACAACATCACGCTCATCCAGAACGTCAACCCTCTGGCCGCTCCTCTCACATAACCTCTTCCTCCCCTCTCCCCTCTCCCCCACACCCATCTTCCCCGTTCCGAGTTCACGTACTATCGAGCCGTAGCGATTGTGTCTCGTCTCATTCACCTACCGAATTCCTACTATTTGCTAATGTTTCATTATGAACACAAAACTGCTCTAAATCTGTATTGAATGTGATACTTCAAAGGTGTTGATTCGTTTCATATAGGCATATTTCCCCGATTACATCTCAGTACATATGATCAGTTAGATGTGAATTCTCTAACATGTGTCTTCCTGGcggaatatttcattttcacaaaAGTACCGTTGTCTTATTTCCGTACCGAGGTGTGATTGAGccgttttaaaatgtttatgcCGATTGATAATAACAACAATGTAATGTTGAAACAAGTTATTCGACTTCACAATGATCGTTACATATTGAAATCTTATGCCGAATCACAAGTAAAggcatttttaataaatcgCTACGGACTCACGGTGAAAGTGATATTctcattacaataaaatattgtaataatataagttttgtatgtaattatcattaagcattttaaataaattttattttataagaaaaacgttttttttttgccctTCCCGAATATtggaaatgtttattttataataaacctTTTCACAGTAAAtctgtaatctaatatataatttcgaaagactttgtatgtatgtaagttttggttcgtagaatctgtgacgttatcgaaaCAATTTTATTTCCTATGATATCGATTCCGTTTTCAGTTCTGGTTCTgcattcctttttcagtttcagTTTTGGATCCTGATTCCATTTTCAGTTCTagatccagattcctttttcaatttcGCTTcaggatttctttttcagttctaaTTCTGGATTCTTGTTTCAGTTTCATATCctgattcttttttcagttccgaatcaggattcttttttcagttccaaatcaggattcttttttcagttctggatccgaattcctgtttcagtttcagattcaaataaatttaataaaaaaacgtgaatgtttactattaaattagccacatt
Coding sequences:
- the SmE gene encoding small ribonucleoprotein particle protein SmE translates to MSYKGPAKVQKVMVQPINLIFRYLQNRSRVQVWLYENVQLRIEGHIVGFDEYMNLVLDEAEEFNTKSGARKHLGRIMMKGDNITLIQNVNPLAAPLT